DNA from Magnetococcales bacterium:
CGTCCTCCACGACCATCGGTTTCCACCGACCAGGAACCACATCAGGGGAGGAAGCTACCCAATGCCGGTTTATCAGTCAACGCAGGATGCAGGTTGAAATGCGCGACAGACCGGATTAAATTGCTCTTCCTGCCAGATTGTCCTGGTGCCTGAAGGGAGCCGGATTCCATGTTGAACGTCTTGCGCAAAAGTGCCAAAAGCATCGTCATCAAAATTCTCCTGGTCTTTCTGGCCATCTCCTTTGGCATCTGGGGAATCGGCGACTACGCCCAGCGGGCAGCGGAAGAACCCGTCGCCAAAGTGGCGGGATATGACATCTCACCCCGGGAGTTTCAGCGGGCCTACGATACATTTTTTGACAATCTCCGGCAAAACTCCGGTGGCAAACTGGACAAAAAAACCGCTGAACTTCTGGGTCTGAAACAGCAGTTCCTGGCGCGCATGATGCACCGTCTTCTGGTCCAGGACACGGCCCGTCGTCTGCGTCTCACGGTCTCCCCCGATCATTTACGCACCGTGATTGCCACCACCCCGGGTTTTCAGTCCAACGGCCACTTCGACGAAGAGCGTTACCGTGCCCTCCTCCACCGGGAGCATCTCACCCCAACCCAGTATGAAGCCAATCTGACGGTCGATATGGCCATGTCTCAACTCGAAGGAACCCTGAATCAAATTCCCGGCATCCCCAAAGTACTGCAAAACGACCTGCTGCACATGGAAACCGAGGAGCGAACCGTCCAGACCCTGACCCTGGATCCACACATTCTCGAAGCAGAGGTCAAGATCACGCCCGACGCCATCCAGGCGTATTATACCGCACATGTCAACCAATTCATGACTCCTTTGCAGGTCAAGGTCGCCTATGCAACCCTGAATGCCGCGAGCGTGCGTGACGATATTCAGGTATCCGATCAGGAAATCGAGGCCCATTATCAGGACCATCAAGCCGACCACCAAACCAGCGAATCGCGCAAGATCCGCCATATTCTCGCCCAGACTACCGCCGACGAACAATCATCCGCCAAGGCACTGGAAAAAATTCGTCAGGCCAGGACCCGTATCCAGGGTGGAGAATCTTTTGCTGACGTTGCCCGTCAACTCTCCGACGATGCCACGGCAGCCCAGGGCGGTGACCTGGGCTTTCTGACCCGGGGCGTCACGCAACCTGAATTTGAAAAGGCAGCCTTCTCTCTGACCGAGGGAGCCATATCCGAACCGGTGCGGACCGATTTTGGCTATCATCTGCTCCAGGTGGAGCGCATCCAGCCAGCCACGGTCCGGTCCCTGCCCGAGGTCAGTGCCGACATTCGCCGGAAACTCACGGATGAAAAAATCCAGGATGCCATCTATGCCCGTTCCGTCGTCATGGACGACCAGTTGGCCGCAGCCGCTGAATTGAAAAACATGGCCAAGGATCTCCGTCTCGCTTACCACGAGACCGGTTTCATCCAACGGGATGATCCAAAACTGCAAGGTGTCGAAAAGCAGCCAAAATTTTTGGAATCTGCCTTTTCCCTTGCCAAGGGGGGTGTTTCGCCACCCATGGAACTGGAAGATGGTTCCTTCCTGGTGGTGCAGGTGCTGGACCGCCAGGAACCCCAGACCAGAAAACTGGAAGAGGTCAAGACCGAAGTGGAAAAGCGGGTGCGCAGGGAACAGGCCGACCAGGATGCCCGCAAAACCATGGATACCCTGCTCCAGGCCTTACGCAAAGGCGACAAGCCGTGGGATGAGGCCAACTCCTTCCGGGTTGGCGTGACTGGCTGGAAATCCGAACCGTTCACCTACGGAGGCAAGGGGCAAAAACCACCGGCGACTGCCGTTCGCCAGGCCGCCTTTCAATTGACCATGGAAAATCCCCTCTACCCAACCGTGGTACGCGATGGCGACATCTACACTGTAATCCGCCTCTCCGGCATCCACCATCCCACGCTTGCCGCCGGCAACGACCCACAAAATCAAAAAATGCTCGATGCCTTCCGTACCGAGCTGGGCGAGGAGATATGGGACCGTTTTCTGGCTGGCCTGCGCCAACAGACAGAGATCAAGATCAATCATAAAGTTCTGGATTCCCTGTAACATGAAGGGCCAGCGTCCGCCCATCACCATTCCCATCGTTGACGCCGCGTCTGCGCGGATTGCAGGCGGCTTTTGTGCATCACGGGAGGCCGTCACCGCTGACGAACTGACGGCATTGCACCATTTGCGCACCTTGCGTGCCGAGGCTGAAACGATCAAAACCCGTCTGGCGGAAACCCTGGATGCCCCAACGCGAGATACCCTGCAACAACGCCTTGATACGTTGCGTCAGGAGGCCAACCACTGGCGAACAGTGCGTTCCCAGGCCACCCTTGACAAGCATATTGCCCTGGGACACGCAACCCTGCCTGTCCTGTCTCTCGATTCGCATTGAAGCGGCATCTGTTTTATCAAGGCTCTCGTTTGATTTTTTGTCGCAGCCGGTTCGAGTATCGTTATCTTGCTGTTTTCCAATACATGAATCTCGCCAACAACCCGTGAAACCTTCCTGACATGGCCTTTTTTTCCGATCCAGCCCTGTGGATGATGGCCGGTGTCATTTTTCTTGGTGCCGTGGTTCAGGGGAGCGTGGGATTTGGATATGCCCTGATTGCAGCACCTGTGGCCATGCTTGTGCAACCGCAACTCATTCCGGGACCTCTCACCCTCATCAGCCTTGGCATCACCCTGGCCACCACGTTTCGCGAACGTCGCAGCATGGGGCGTCCTGCCGGACTCCCCTGGATTGTGGTGGGTCTGTTGCCTGGTTATTGGCTGGGTTCCCATGCCCTGGTGTTTCTGCCTCCCCGGGAGACGGCCTATTTTTTTGGTTGTGCCGTGTTGATTGCCGTGGGCATTTCCTTTTCCGGTTTGCGCATGCGTCCCAGGCCGGTCACCCTGCTCCCGGCCGGCTTTCTGGCCGGATTCATGTCCATCACCACGACCATGGGTGGACCGCCCCTGGCCATTGCCCTTCAGGATCTCCCCGGTCCCCAACTGCGTGGCACGCTGGCTCTCGCCTTTACAGCCGGCTCTCTGATCTCGCTCTCCATCCTCCATGCCATTGGCCGCTTCGGCCCCGATGAATTTTGGCAGGGCATGCATCTCCTTCCCTTCGCCATCCTGGGCCTCATGCTCTCCGGCCCGTTGAGTCGCTGGCTTGACCGGGGCAGCACCCGGGTTGCCGTCCTGCTGCTCGCCGCCCTCTCCGGCCTGGCGGTCATGCTGCGCCAGTTTTTTTCCGGGTGAATGATTCCCTTGGACCTTTTACAAAATTTCGTCAAGAATTATGATGCTTTCGTTGCCAGAGACAATGCCATTCCATCTCCCTGCCAGGATTGCGGGCCTTGTTCAATTCACAAATCATCGAGCAGATATCGACACTTTGGGGGCAAATCGAGGAGAGCCAGCAACCTGGTTCCCGCATCTCCCCGGCTCACGTTCAGTGCATTCTGGAGCGGGTCTTTCTGGCCGGACTGAAACGCGAAGAGGATCGGCCTGTCCAGATCAGTGTCTCTTATGTCGATCCCAGGGAACTGAACGA
Protein-coding regions in this window:
- a CDS encoding sulfite exporter TauE/SafE family protein; its protein translation is MAFFSDPALWMMAGVIFLGAVVQGSVGFGYALIAAPVAMLVQPQLIPGPLTLISLGITLATTFRERRSMGRPAGLPWIVVGLLPGYWLGSHALVFLPPRETAYFFGCAVLIAVGISFSGLRMRPRPVTLLPAGFLAGFMSITTTMGGPPLAIALQDLPGPQLRGTLALAFTAGSLISLSILHAIGRFGPDEFWQGMHLLPFAILGLMLSGPLSRWLDRGSTRVAVLLLAALSGLAVMLRQFFSG
- a CDS encoding SurA N-terminal domain-containing protein, with amino-acid sequence MLNVLRKSAKSIVIKILLVFLAISFGIWGIGDYAQRAAEEPVAKVAGYDISPREFQRAYDTFFDNLRQNSGGKLDKKTAELLGLKQQFLARMMHRLLVQDTARRLRLTVSPDHLRTVIATTPGFQSNGHFDEERYRALLHREHLTPTQYEANLTVDMAMSQLEGTLNQIPGIPKVLQNDLLHMETEERTVQTLTLDPHILEAEVKITPDAIQAYYTAHVNQFMTPLQVKVAYATLNAASVRDDIQVSDQEIEAHYQDHQADHQTSESRKIRHILAQTTADEQSSAKALEKIRQARTRIQGGESFADVARQLSDDATAAQGGDLGFLTRGVTQPEFEKAAFSLTEGAISEPVRTDFGYHLLQVERIQPATVRSLPEVSADIRRKLTDEKIQDAIYARSVVMDDQLAAAAELKNMAKDLRLAYHETGFIQRDDPKLQGVEKQPKFLESAFSLAKGGVSPPMELEDGSFLVVQVLDRQEPQTRKLEEVKTEVEKRVRREQADQDARKTMDTLLQALRKGDKPWDEANSFRVGVTGWKSEPFTYGGKGQKPPATAVRQAAFQLTMENPLYPTVVRDGDIYTVIRLSGIHHPTLAAGNDPQNQKMLDAFRTELGEEIWDRFLAGLRQQTEIKINHKVLDSL